Below is a window of Quercus robur chromosome 6, dhQueRobu3.1, whole genome shotgun sequence DNA.
TATTGGGCCTCTTCTTCAAGCTGCTTGCCTAGCTTATGCAATTCTGGTTCCAGAGACTCTAGGGTTTGCAATTGGTAATATACCTTCACATTTCCAAACAGAGAACTACTTTGGACAGCATACCTATATGCTGCCTGAGCATCAGAATTGTATTTGAACACAATATGGCATTTTGAGGCTTTCCAAGACACATAAGAGGCAGAATGATCAAGGGGACCAAAGCGTGCAAATTTTGCTTTCAGCTCTGAAACTGATGGAAGAGCTGATTGACGCGGGAAATTCATCGCTAGCACTGTAGGTACAGGAACCATTTTGGGAGTAATTGGCTTCTTTAGCACatttctttccttcctttttgaAACTGTCTCACCTATTTCCTTACAGTCTCTTCCCTGAGACTTTATAGGCTTCGAGTTGCTAGCCTTCTTTTCTACAGTCAATGTCTTCAGCTTATTTAGGTGTTTTAGTCTCTTTGTGGACATATCTTCCCCACAATCGAAGATATGGCCAGACTTTGCATAAAAATCAGATTTCAGCCGTTTTTTGGGTGGTTTAGAAGAAAGAGGCAGGTCCTGAGCACTCCTAACAGGGTTGCTCTCGGTAGCCAGAGGAAATACATGAGGTTTAATGGGCTGAGTTTCAATCAACACTGGCTCTTCAGAAGAAGATACAACCAAGTTTCCCTGATAGACGATAGAtctaaattgcaaaaaaaaattaagcacaatTGCAGGTCTGTTCTGTTCCACATCATGGAAAGGATTTAGTGCAAGAGCTAATAGATCAGAAATTAACTGAGAAAGTCCAGTTTCAACATTTCTTGTACCAAAAATTTTCTGTCTAGCCATGGAACCAGAGGAAATGGTATGGCAAGCTTCAATTGCTTTGTCCTGTTGGTCCATTGGTGAATCCTCTCTATGAACTAAAGCAGTTGGGCGAGATTCTTGAGTTGATTGTCTTGCCAATGCCTTGAATGTAGCAGGTTGAAGGAGTTTATATGAAGGCCCTATGCCTGCATCcaaattagattttgttttctttttcttatttatatctACCACATAAGCTTCCTCATAACTCAAGTCTGCTTCAGAACGTTTAAGAGCCTTTGGGTTCTTATACATATTGTGACTATTTGTAGAAAGAACATTACCGGGTTGTGAGGTGTCCAAGGGAGAGGCAATGCTGCCAGCCAAATGCATGTTCTCAGGCCCATTATGATTTTCATCTGTTTTCAGCATTCTTGGCTGAGCTTGTTGGAAATCTTGAGAACTGTCAGTTAATTTTGTCCTATTTGATTCAAGttctgcttccttgtccatggTTACACTCTCTTTGCCAGCAAGCCCCGGATTAAGTGGCATACTCAATTTGCTAAATGTGTCAATTCCATCCTCTTTGCCTGCAAACTCAGTATTCATGAAAAAGTGTGGATATTTCCCTCCCAAGACATGCTTTCCATCTGACAAGGCTACTTCCTCATACATTGATGGGCTTAGGAAACTTAGTTGCTCTTGACCAAGGTGATCAGCTCTCAAAATGTTGGGATCATCAACCTGTTTAAGAAAATACTGATCTCTCTTACACTGAATTTTTATAGGACTTGTAGACTTCTTGCCAAAAGCTTCATCAATATGGGGAGAACCACTCAAGGTTGCTGCAAACAGTCACCGAAAGACAGTATTAGAAAAAGGGAGGAAATAAAAACTGAGGCTAAGCATTCATCAACAAACAAGAAGGAATGTCATTTTTGATCTCATGCACATATGGAGACTTGGAGAATCCATACGTATATGCATGTTGAAATGAGCCTAATTTCCACATATTAAATAGTCATCTTAATGCAGTGCTTCTACCTTGGTTGTGCAGATGTTCAGGGAATATGatatacatgaacaacaaaacATATAGCAGAATATTCAGGTataaagataattaaattatacCTTGAGACAACAATTCTTGCTGATTTAAAACCCTCTTTGAACTTGCAGGGCAAACTTGATCAATCCCAGATGCATGTGAGTAGGTCTCGTTGGACTTCTCAAACACAGCCATCCGATAGGCAAGAACTTTAGCCATACTTTTAATCCAATCAACATTTCCCTGCAACTTACTACATGGCATTAAAGCCATTTGCCACACAAAAGAAAGCATCTCAAGTGGAAAAAACTCATCTCTAGCCCTTCGAATTTGCTCCGTCGAGTACACCCCATGAGGGTCATAACCTCCCACATCAACCGCATAAAACCCATGAGCATCCACAGGCTGAAAATTAGAAGGGTCGCGACACCGGCATTCCAATCCTAGTGCAGCCCTTCTACAGGCCTCATTCTCCGCATCCTCAACAGCACTCACAAAAGCCTTTGCATTCGTTTGCATTGATTTCTCAGCATAGTGAGGATCAAATGGGATAAGCTCTTTCGCGTTTAACCAACCATAGCTACCATCCCCGAAGAACGCTACCAATACATGcccttttttcttccttctacGAACCGAAAGCACTGCAAATGCTTCATCAAATATTTGACCCGGCCACCACGGATACGATTTCACCTTTCCCCACACCATATCTCCCACCTCATACTTCACATTTTCTTTGAAATCATCACTCACAATTTCACCCATTTTTGTTTCTCTACTTACCCTTTTTACCAAATTCAAACCACTATTCCCCATACTATATACCATACTTGCAGTCTCTAATACAGAATCAATTTCTTTAGAATTATCAATCTCACAGCAAACACTAGTTCCCCAAGAATCACTGTTCCCATTTCCTAAATTTTCAACACCAAAATTACCAACTCTGCCACTACCAAAAACCCCACCTTCCAAAACCCTAGCTTTCTTATTAGACCCCATCTTCATATACACCAACTCTCAGTCTCTctcacacagacacacacaaacACTTCAAATCAAAACCTGAAGAGTGGAAAATGAGTAAAATGACAAGATATTCAAGGCACATTGTATAAGATTatggaaatgaaatgaaatcgAAAGCCTAAAATGCTAAAAGTGAGACTGAAAGTCGAATAAAGATATACATGTACCTCTCATTCTCAAGCTGGTCTTCGAAGGTAATCCAAGAGATTTGAGAGGCTCAACCATTCCACcatttctaataaaaatgtGCTCAAAATTAGTGGTTCATTATTTTGACATATCAGCTTCAAATCAAAAACCCTAGAGAGAGAGTAGATGGTGATTTCAGATTTGTGCGTGGAAGGGGATTTTTTCCTGTATGGGATAAGCATATTAGGACACCGGACAGACATGTAGCCTAAATAGGAAGAGCGATGGCATGGTGTGGTCTTTTTATTATGGTACGTGTTTcaaaagtgaaatgtcaaaactaaccttttaaattttttattatttttttatgggtgAGGCTTAGGATCATTGTCCAATTGAGATAATGATATGTGTCTACTTTTAAACACATGTTACTATTTGACCGGATCCAGTGTATTTGATGCATTAGACTTAAAccaagttaatttttttataatatagtttcattatattttgttaatttctgatgattttttttatcatcaaattaagacactaatttattttttatgtatgcGAAAATCAAACTtcatatctcttattcaattataGGAGACTTTACTGCTTACtagaagcaagaaaaagaaaaatagagtatGTTGTTTTATTAATGGGGGAGACTTTGAAAACACGAAAGGGtgttaattgaataaaaaaactCTTGATCAAAACACTAgcgtaaaaaacaaaaaaaatgaagataaaaagAGATTAGTCTCTTATTCAATTATAAGAGACTTTACTGCTTACtagaagcaagaaaaagaaaaatagagtatGTTGTTTTATTAATGGGGGAGACTTTGAAAACACGAAAGGgtgttaattaaataaaaaaaactcttgatCAAAACACTAgcgtaaaaaacaaaaaaatgaagataaaaagAGATTATTGTGCATTTGGGGctagttttttgctttttaactATTATGTataacttgtaaaaaaaaaaaaaaaaaactattatgtataactttttaaaatgccacttttcaaagtacaagtatactttattgtacttttaacaaaaaaatttcagcaaaattaaaaagatttcattttatgatcaaaattttatttgatggaCTCACgcaattaaacattttttttttccaatgaatGTTCTAGAAGTTGGAAAGCCAGATGTGAAAGTACAGTTGGTGGGATGTGAAACCCTATGTCAATAATATACACCCCATTTGTTTCCATTTTGGTGCAGGATTAATCATAAATCCCATGCTCCTAAGATCTACCAAATTCATATTTCCTTCAGATTCgatttatataatttagatATAGATTAGAGAAATAGGGGCTTATAATTTGATGACTAAATAAAAGATATGAAGTTCAATCTCCACCTACTCAAAAACCGATTGATATCTTGGTTTGACAATAAATAGCACAATTATTAGAAGCGCGCGCTATATGTCAAAACTATAAaaacaaataactaaataagagAAATAGGTGCTTATAATTTGATGCAACAATATTGAACCCCATTTTATCAAGAGCCTTGTGGTTAGTTTTTACGTGTATGTTACGCGAAACATTCACATGCGtacataacaaataaaatgactTCCGTTTAAAGCATTTTCATtaggtgtgtcaaatgccaaatatttggcatttgacacaccaaacactaaaaaactGCTCACATCAGgtattttaaatatcaaaatatttggcattgaTGAACAGTGCAATCTCAAATTTGAGATTGCACTGTTCACGAATTGTAAAacttatgttatttttttattcaggTGGGTtcgctttcttttcttcttatttttttctttcttccttgtCTTTCTCATTCTTACTTTGAACCTCCGACCATTTCcttgctctttctctctccctctgctCGACTTTCTGCCTCCCTCTTTGACGAAACCCAAGCCAGAGCATCAAGCCAAGCCGATCTCTATAAATGTAACTTTaaagtttggtttttgttttttttttttttttttttttttttttttttttttttggtacttggttctttttgtttataaattttgtatcaTCTATTATAGTGAAGTAGGGTTTTAGCGAAGTAAGCTGTAGAAAAGATATTTGTGATCTATAGCGGATTCAAGGGCTCAACCCAATGCTATTTTGACTTATTGAGGGCCCTTGGCAATCGGGAGATGGTACTTCATGTTAGAGGCTAAGGTGCATACTACATAGGCACGTGCGCaaaaatgacttttatttttattttttttaatgtatgtaTAGACATAATATTGAGACAAATTGTGGTTTCAATTGCaatcttaaataaatatttttattttttatttttattgcaccCATTAAGGGATTCCTCCTATAAAGTAGTTGTTTTTTAATGGTAGTTGGTGGTTTTTCCCTTGATTGGTATAAAAGAAATAACATATTGTCAAAATATGtattatcaaaataacaaaGGCACGTAATATGGCTTTTTTTCCATGATGGTTAGAGTATATTCtctaataaaaacttgaaactAATGTGTATATTCGaccaaaaattttatatatctaaTTGTGATTATTCATAAATGTAATTGTAAGAAACTTGACGTAAccaatattatgaaaattgcaaggaaaaaatattttagtaccTTCAAATATCCTAGTCAAACTAATGTCCTATATGTTTAATAACTCAAGCTAACATCAATATCACCACTACAATTGactatttataatttgaaccatataattgtaattgtttttaattgtacccgtgcatatgcacggggCTACACActagtttttaattgtacctgTGCATATGCACAGGGCTACACACTAGTTTATAATAATTCATGAATTTGGCACTTTTATTAGCAACCTATAAATATCGTGGTACTTACCTTGGTCCATGTGGTTTTTCAGATCTTAAACTACAGAGTTTACGGTAGGAATTGTTGATTTGTTGTTAACTTTCTTTTAGTGCCTTTGTAGAACTATATATTATCCAACGATTTGTTGTAACAATAAACGCTGATTTGGTGTTTGATTGGGTTGGATCATTGGGTGCCAGTGCCTCATCTTAtcattttctttgacatattgaACCAAAGATGCATATCTAATGTCGATTTGAATAGGCttatttgttggatttttaatttgttaaattggGTTTGGATTTAGGTCCAATGTTTCAATGTATTGGATTTgacacaaataagaaaaattttatttattgaattaaaaaatattatatgtttaatttaaaaaaaaaaatgagacaaaatataaataatttaatgatatgaaGGATGTTCCTGAATttaaatcatatactatataataaaaattgagtttagAAGTCATGGTTGCGCCAAGTggtttcaccaaattgcagaaatttttttagatttttagattttaagaaaaaatatatataatttttcttttacaataatttctaagttgataaaaatcttaatttgattatgtAAGGATTCAATTTGTAACGACACCaaactggtattgggttcgtacgttaaaggcccaaacaataaaatttgtagagcgtgggtgttcaagaactaggttaactctaaaagaaaaacaattaaaccacACGCTTATAGATGGGTTAACAAAGTTATAACaattaatcttttcttttgaaacaaGTTCAGTTCTTTTGTTCTTAAGGCTTTCTTCTTAGTACTCTTTGTTTTCTGATGCTCTGATCCTTTttcctcaatgctttctttcatgttatattcTGCCCTCTCCAtaccatcttcaccacacatgtgtaggttgggttcaagggatctctttctgtcccatctaacaccttctgTAATCTCCAACTAGCAGCTGTAaagctgcttcatcactgttcaggcatcaccttcacattaatgcggccagagagttggttgagaggcaattaatgcggaggcagctgttgttatagatatttgtttgccttctctttcttacccttggccCCTTATCCCACTTTTAGTGGTGACATAGCTCCGAAGTATGTTTGTAACAAGGTGGCATTCTGGTCGTCCTTAgactcatattgccgagaaggattttgtccttgGACGAATATTGAACTTGCCTTACGTGATATTTACCCTTCATTTCGTTTGTTTACCCCTACAACCTGATATAGGCCTCCTCGGACAGATTTACGTCCTCAGATGGGCCACAGGTccaattaacttgactttaataattttagtgacCAACCGGCCCCCACAGATtataatccaaattcttcatctaatctatctaatccttattttttacGTGTAGTgttgaaataaaattagattaacattattAGATATATTACAATGAAGGGTTCTATGATAAATTTGgttaattttatgaaatacaTTTTGTAAAGACCCGGTTTGGAAAAGCTAGCGCAGAATGTGGACAAACTTTGGCCCAAGAGgcctaaaacaatgaatttgtagagaaaatGGGTCGAAGCACTGGGCTTTAGTTAATCAGACAACGACATGGATAGGCTTcatgaaaaaaagataaaaatgaactCTTATGAAATGAAGAAGGAACGTCCTCAGCTTGGTCCGAGGACAATAGTTCTAATATAATGTTCTTAGAAAGTGTTACAAGTTTGATTGTGATTGTTACAgtgttatttctttcttttttccaatcCCCTCTCCTGTTCTTTCTcctcttcttttatactctcttcTCCCTTCACCTCAACTGTCCACCTGTATGCTAGATGGTTagggttgatacttgtcccatcagtccttCTCATAATCTTCAAACAGTAGCTGTAAAGCTGAAATACACTGTTCaagcatcacttccacattaatgcggccaagggattagctgcagtgcatttaatgcggaggcagcagCTTTCTCCCTAGATATTTTGGGGTTCGTCCTTATCTCATATCCCTACCGTGCTTGTCCACCCCAAACGAATTTCATGGATTACCATCTTTGCTATCAATCCATTTCCCAGAACCTCGGGCAAGCTCGGCCAAGGAAGTTTTCGTCCTCGGCAAACTTTCCGGAGCCTTTAAGACTAAACTCCACCATTTATTCATCAATGTAATTTCCGCCGACGAAGACATCTCATCCTCGGGCGGATCTTTGTCCTCGACTTGGGCTATAGGCCCAACATATGAATAGATAATGCACTTCTGGGCCCAAGGACCCTacacatttatataaaataaaactcataaaatggATAAGATATACAAGAAGGTAAAATTCATGACTATGCACGAAacttattgtattttttttttttttaatttctattagcTAGATCACATTTCTTAAATAAACTAAACAACCATTTCATCACCCCGTTATGCATGTAATGATTGGAATGTTGTTAGTTAATACATGATTGCTTGATAAATAATATtgagtaaaaattattttaattctatttaagaaaatttttgtgaaattttcattttcatgtccatttttttaatctaatagatttaatttttcaagttagtttaattgaatagtattgtgtttatatttttttttaactacaatCATTCACAAAATGAGTAACAACTTATTGAGTATTGCAAAAGATACAAATATGAACATTAACATGAGCATGAACATGAAGGGagatttctattcattttcttgaaagaaaaatgtacttacaaaaaattccaaactttattAGGTAAAGAATAATTAAGTTATAGATAGCAAaatcaataaaccaaaaacttttagGAGCCTAGGAAGAGCCATTACTCAGTTGAAACAACCCAAAATACtcaaagactaaaaaaaaaaaaaaaaccatccatTCCACACTTCCATCGCAACTGCTTTAGctcaaaaacaatatatatatatatatatatatcattcaataaatatagaacatccttaaaaaaaaaattaatatgtttatcatAATTAAGGGAAATCCTAATGGGTACATAAAAGTTTATtgtctatactattatttaaggggcttccactgtttggattcctcaatTTTGATGCCCAACATACCCTCAAATTGACCAGTTTGTAAAGCTTAAATAATAgggttagacatgtaaaattaataattaaaaactcctaaattttagcaaaaaaaaaaaaaatatatatatatatatatatatatatctgtatatattaagaggattcagaaagttagttattgtttttttttaatgtcaaaaatacccttacctaaaacttaaaaatggggttaaaataataaattgacaaaaataataaattcttatttCTACGTTGAAAtgccttctttcttttaataagCTCCTacttttatgttaatttaaattcctacttctactctTTAACTCCCTATAAAATAGgattacttttttgttagttttaaaactcctttaatctacaaaactcaccccatgtttggttttttttttttttttggtaattggaaaaaatagaaatcctaaattataataaatgcaaattattaatctttatccaaaaaatagaagagtctctgAGCACGtgcgtgagcgcgtgctcagatgctagtatatataaattacAAACTATTTGCTCCTTGAATAACTGACTCCCACTCTTCAAACACCATACACAACCATCCGTCCATCCCAATAACTTCCCACTAAATCAAAATCTCCTGGGATCAGTTACTAATTTTATATCTCTATCTCCCCCACTTTTACCTGCTCTTCTACTCATTTTTCAATtccaaataaatgaataatCCCATTCCACTcctattttatatttagttttcaCCTTGCACATGTTACACCATTACTCTAGAGAAAAATTAGAATGAATTATAGGGCTGGTGACTTACCAATCTATCCTTCCATCAAacaattttaaagaattttattcgACTCTTGCCTTTTCAACCAGAGCCCACGATGATGGTGAGCAATTCCTAAGATCCCCTGAATTGCACATTTCCCATTGTTTGGATTTTTCCTAAGTTACTTTCATCAATTCAACTACATTTATAAATGAAAACTAAATCTTTGAAAATATGCAACAGGAATCGACGGAGAAATGCATACAAAGGTTAGTAATGCAGAACTTGATTTAACTATTACGTATTTGTTTTTATGTTGATGTGTTATTGGTTCTTTTCCATGTAGCGTTTTCAAATTGAATAGAAATGATCCGCTCTTAATGAAAAATGCCATAAATTATGATACTATTTCaacaaaagagaaattcatTCGTGCTAAGATATTCGTCTAACAAATTTAGTTTCTAGCCTTGGGTACATGCCAATAAAAAATGGCACATAAAGTCACAGTCTCATGTAAAGGTGAATAAAAAGTTAtcttcaaatgattttttttttctttttttaataaaagagtgTCATTGGAATTATAGTAAACTACATATTAATGATAATGATTATGTCATATGTTTGTTTCTGCTAATCGATTGTTTATATTGGTAGCTGTTAAGTCTTTCAATTGTTCTATGTCTATGTCTATTGGAACGGAAATCTCAAGCGCAAAGAAGTTATGACTGGAGTTATGAGTCATGCTGTACATATTTctacaataaatcctaaggattacctatgatttgttatgaaaatgttgtggacgtaatacttttcttttttttgatagtaaGGTGAAACATTTATTccatatattttagtttttcttagtAAGAATTTGTTCCATAAATCTACATACGAACATATGTTTTCAATGCTATATCAGTGTTCATTTTTTTGGAGTGACTCTCATGACACTTTTGGTCATATTAGTAGTTTAAAAtgcataaatattaatattaactaGCTTCTGAGCACGTACGTGAgtggctcttctattttttggtaaatgtaaataattctcatttattataaattgagattactacattttttttaacacaaaaatatcTAGGGGtgtaatgaaaaattatttcttcaCACAtgatactcatcacacccctagatttttttttgtgattggaaaatgtagtaatcccaaatta
It encodes the following:
- the LOC126689077 gene encoding PWWP domain-containing protein 1-like; amino-acid sequence: MKMGSNKKARVLEGGVFGSGRVGNFGVENLGNGNSDSWGTSVCCEIDNSKEIDSVLETASMVYSMGNSGLNLVKRVSRETKMGEIVSDDFKENVKYEVGDMVWGKVKSYPWWPGQIFDEAFAVLSVRRRKKKGHVLVAFFGDGSYGWLNAKELIPFDPHYAEKSMQTNAKAFVSAVEDAENEACRRAALGLECRCRDPSNFQPVDAHGFYAVDVGGYDPHGVYSTEQIRRARDEFFPLEMLSFVWQMALMPCSKLQGNVDWIKSMAKVLAYRMAVFEKSNETYSHASGIDQVCPASSKRVLNQQELLSQATLSGSPHIDEAFGKKSTSPIKIQCKRDQYFLKQVDDPNILRADHLGQEQLSFLSPSMYEEVALSDGKHVLGGKYPHFFMNTEFAGKEDGIDTFSKLSMPLNPGLAGKESVTMDKEAELESNRTKLTDSSQDFQQAQPRMLKTDENHNGPENMHLAGSIASPLDTSQPGNVLSTNSHNMYKNPKALKRSEADLSYEEAYVVDINKKKKTKSNLDAGIGPSYKLLQPATFKALARQSTQESRPTALVHREDSPMDQQDKAIEACHTISSGSMARQKIFGTRNVETGLSQLISDLLALALNPFHDVEQNRPAIVLNFFLQFRSIVYQGNLVVSSSEEPVLIETQPIKPHVFPLATESNPVRSAQDLPLSSKPPKKRLKSDFYAKSGHIFDCGEDMSTKRLKHLNKLKTLTVEKKASNSKPIKSQGRDCKEIGETVSKRKERNVLKKPITPKMVPVPTVLAMNFPRQSALPSVSELKAKFARFGPLDHSASYVSWKASKCHIVFKYNSDAQAAYRYAVQSSSLFGNVKVYYQLQTLESLEPELHKLGKQLEEEAQYKFPHLSSLSSCNSVESEFQPKSSLQKPPGDDLRSITGIPGTTLHVKLMLGRNQSSESEQFAIDSGIKNSYGNNPTGSSSSSFSTINVNVRNFHKAIPSPLPPPIDLPNPISQFFEDSELLQSVQACNFQHCQVGSRNNHTYYSTPSQSVDISHQMLNLLTKCSEIVHELKCSLGYVPLCL